From a single Eleginops maclovinus isolate JMC-PN-2008 ecotype Puerto Natales chromosome 18, JC_Emac_rtc_rv5, whole genome shotgun sequence genomic region:
- the cep126 gene encoding centrosomal protein of 126 kDa isoform X1 produces the protein MQVVQGNFFYHSNSRLGTDGGLADERRLLVEEQKLCRTRSRKFSTETNRRRRALEERRKQRDAQEQRLIENILRQRRQRVQDATERFQRAHLPPSQRRRPSFRRNVPHIEDALNEIQGALSSYTRQSSFLSSNSNISRSCSPSPKPPAVFKSSHRQGLSAVEAYTKLLQEQSMTCFKNSPQTEKSPEKQQDHSPQDSQLSDSCNSESISSKDSLENEDPNHSTKYPPFFLESEKPHPDQNKPKHLLPNSDLASFSATMHLIDIPKKIHQPKKKQDADSGAPDNKMHFSRSSWGFTSDERTSKTEPALHNCNLLTLCEMISADPERFNSSVNGPSDIILSKRDAPSNTPLDPSCPKQEALLDLRQKEVHDDRHFKPPSATEMIVPAKSGNSKDSLSGALPKPNIYLNDSTTQDASQEETLQQTGKESQNLSSQKECSASINNLNKVLNQEPKTQKLMKAASQQCLSNIKSETKCLKCPEVEVKKCPVSVRTSRSVCEVRFIKGILKKQSKYMSGDAACGSGHLMFTKQVALAIRDSVELSRSKTKHDEGNNGVKKKLRWFDEVNVETEDKEQHIMKQMKGKSNLRPSNNNSEDHRPSLTAVSGASRPGPGMTPAASTGYHFTKQAWADVGVQVSLSQDRAEEVKAPRSSTRTDGPRVPRRERSSRAGAGPVSSRARKGTVIRPQSATEVSQIAKTQGKIMMPRPPPRMESVEEKSPCIAKTPYGTDHAGVNCKQAVEQALHQDYPEGFSPPYTHGVIRAESSVAYTPSLTYPVSKGNTKGPMNSHEAQGCSRRRGMVYNEKGLCLDCTPTDEEISQLWHGVRSALATKEEKNMLRKQAADSGRAVRKPCVEPSRAPPGSGNRRLPQPMKGTTEPVGPFSFTNNLAFADEGLLSAAQLHLAHAGQLLAETDLVAAMETTQTQRPGTVQPRSRQQGLNNISLEEQKILLSLDRLNHQLYCVREQIGGNACTHGLVLLDAPSTREGRVTTHHKNRSSSANNRSPNQKKL, from the exons GGCTCTGGAGGAGAGGCGGAAGCAGCGGGACGCGCAGGAGCAACGGCTGATAGAGAACATCCTGAGGCAACGCAGACAGCGAGTGCAGGACGCAACTGAGCGCTTTCAACGAGCCCATTTACCTCCCTCACAGAGACGCAGACCAT CTTTCAGAAGAAATGTCCCACATATTGAAGATGCACTCAATGAAATCCAAGGGGCGTTGAGTTCATACACCCGGCAGTCCTCTTTCCTGTCCAGCAACTCTAACATTAGCAG AAGCTGCTCTCCCTCCCCTAAGCCCCCCGCAGTGTTTAAATCCTCCCACCGCCAAGGCCTCTCTGCTGTGGAGGCCTACACCAAACTGCTTCAGGAGCAGAGCATGACTTGCTTCAAAAACAGCCCACAGACTGAGAAGTCGCCGGAGAAGCAGCAAGATCACAGTCCTCAG GACAGCCAGCTCTCTGATAGCTGTAATTCTGAAAGCATTTCCAGTAAGGACAGTTTGGAGAATGAAGACCCCAACCACAGCACAAAGTATCCGCCATTCTTCCTTGAATCAGAGAAGCCCCATCCAgaccaaaacaaaccaaagcaTCTGTTACCAAATTCTGACCTTGCTTCATTCTCAGCAACAATGCATCTTATTGATATTCCAAAAAAAATCCATCAACCTAAGAAAAAACAAGATGCTGACTCCGGAGCGCCGGATAATAAGATGCACTTTTCTAGATCTTCTTGGGGGTTCACATCTGATGAACGAACATCGAAAACAGAGCCTGCTCTGCACAACTGTAACTTATTAACTCTTTGTGAAATGATTAGTGCCGACCCAGAGCGCTTTAACTCCTCTGTAAACGGTCCCAGTGACATCATCCTCTCAAAGAGAGATGCTCCCAGCAACACGCCACTTGATCCTTCCTGTCCTAAACAAGAGGCTTTGTTGGATCTCAGGCAGAAGGAAGTCCATGATGACAGACACTTCAAGCCTCCATCAGCTACAGAAATGATCGTGCCCGCCAAAAGTGGTAATAGCAAAGACTCTTTGTCCGGGGCTCTCCCGAAGCCCAATATTTACTTGAACGATAGCACAACACAAGATGCCTCGCAAGAAGAGACTCTTCAGCAAACAGGAAAAGAAAGCCAAAATCTGTCTTCCCAGAAAGAGTGTAGTGCTTCCATAAACAACCTCAATAAGGTTTTAAACCAAGAGCCCAAGACTCAGAAGCTCATGAAAGCAGCATCTCAGCAATGCTTGTCCAACATTAAGTCAGAGACTAAATGCCTTAAATGCCCTGAAGTGGAAGTAAAGAAATGTCCTGTTTCAGTGAGGACGTCTCGGTCAGTTTGTGAGGTCAGATTCATTAAAGGAATCCTTAAGAAGCAGTCTAAGTACATGTCGGGAGATGCAGCGTGTGGCTCCGGACATTTGATGTTTACAAAACAAGTAGCTCTGGCGATCAGAGATAGTGTAGAATTGAGCCGGtcaaaaactaaacatgacGAGGGCAACAACGGCGTGAAAAAGAAGCTCCGTTGGTTTGATGAGGTCAATGTGGAAACAGAGGACAAAGAGCAGCACATAATGAAACAGATGAAAGGCAAATCAAATCTCCGTCCGTCAAACAACAACTCCGAGGACCACCGGCCAAGCCTCACCGCGGTCTCAGGGGCTTCCAGACCTGGACCCGGGATGACCCCTGCAGCCTCCACTGGTTATCACTTTACAAAACAAGCGTGGGCAGATGTTGGGGTTCAAGTCAGCTTGTCCCAGGACCGAGCGGAGGAGGTCAAGGCGCCGCGGAGCAGCACTAGGACCGATGGCCCCAGGGTCCCTCGGAGAGAGCGCTCCTCCAGAGCCGGAGCGGGTCCTGTTTCCTCACGGGCCAGAAAGGGCACCGTCATACGACCTCAATCTGCCACCGAGGTGAGTCAGATTGCCAAAACCCAAGGGAAGATCATGATGCCCCGCCCACCTCCGAGGATGGAGTCAGTGGAGGAGAAGTCGCCGTGCATCGCTAAGACTCCTTATGGCACGGATCATGCTGGTGTCAACTGTAAACAAGCTGTGGAGCAGGCCCTGCACCAGGACTACCCGGAAGGCTTTTCCCCCCCTTACACACATGGTGTTATTAGAGCAGAAAGCTCTGTTGCGTACACACCCTCGTTAACCTACCCCGTCTCAAAGGGCAACACGAAGGGCCCGATGAACTCCCACGAGGCGCagggctgcagcaggaggagagggatgGTGTACAATGAGAAAGGCCTGTGTTTAGATTGCACTCCCACAGATGAGGAGATCTCTCAGCTCTGGCACGGTGTCCGCAGCGCCTTAGCCACCAAGGAAG AAAAGAACATGCTCCGAAAACAGGCGGCAGACAGCGGGCGAGCTGTGAGGAAGCCCTGCGTGGAGCCAAGCCGAGCGCCTCCTGGCTCAGGGAACAGAAGGCTTCCTCAG ccaATGAAGGGGACCACAGAGCCTGTTGGACCGTTTTCCTTTACTAATAACCTGGCCTTTGCAGATGAAG GTTTGTTGAGTGCAGCCCAGTTACACCTGGCACATGCTGGACAACTTCTGGCAGAAACAGATCTTGTGGCTGCCATGGAAACAACCCAAACACAGAGGCCTGGCACAGTGCAGCCTCGCAGCCGACAGCAGGGACTGAACAACATTTCTCTGGAGGAGCAAAAaatcctcctctctctggacAGACTCAACCACCAGCTGTACT gTGTGCGGGAGCAAATTGGGGGTAATGCTTGCACGCATGGCCTCGTACTTCTTGATGCTCCCTCT ACGAGGGAAGGGAGAGTCACGACCCATCACAAGAATCGCTCATCCTCAGCAAACAACCGCTCTCCAAACCAGAAGAAACTCTGA
- the cep126 gene encoding centrosomal protein of 126 kDa isoform X2, with translation MQVVQGNFFYHSNSRLGTDGGLADERRLLVEEQKLCRTRSRKFSTETNRRRRALEERRKQRDAQEQRLIENILRQRRQRVQDATERFQRAHLPPSQRRRPSFRRNVPHIEDALNEIQGALSSYTRQSSFLSSNSNISRSCSPSPKPPAVFKSSHRQGLSAVEAYTKLLQEQSMTCFKNSPQTEKSPEKQQDHSPQDSQLSDSCNSESISSKDSLENEDPNHSTKYPPFFLESEKPHPDQNKPKHLLPNSDLASFSATMHLIDIPKKIHQPKKKQDADSGAPDNKMHFSRSSWGFTSDERTSKTEPALHNCNLLTLCEMISADPERFNSSVNGPSDIILSKRDAPSNTPLDPSCPKQEALLDLRQKEVHDDRHFKPPSATEMIVPAKSGNSKDSLSGALPKPNIYLNDSTTQDASQEETLQQTGKESQNLSSQKECSASINNLNKVLNQEPKTQKLMKAASQQCLSNIKSETKCLKCPEVEVKKCPVSVRTSRSVCEVRFIKGILKKQSKYMSGDAACGSGHLMFTKQVALAIRDSVELSRSKTKHDEGNNGVKKKLRWFDEVNVETEDKEQHIMKQMKGKSNLRPSNNNSEDHRPSLTAVSGASRPGPGMTPAASTGYHFTKQAWADVGVQVSLSQDRAEEVKAPRSSTRTDGPRVPRRERSSRAGAGPVSSRARKGTVIRPQSATEVSQIAKTQGKIMMPRPPPRMESVEEKSPCIAKTPYGTDHAGVNCKQAVEQALHQDYPEGFSPPYTHGVIRAESSVAYTPSLTYPVSKGNTKGPMNSHEAQGCSRRRGMVYNEKGLCLDCTPTDEEISQLWHGVRSALATKEEKNMLRKQAADSGRAVRKPCVEPSRAPPGSGNRRLPQPMKGTTEPVGPFSFTNNLAFADEGLLSAAQLHLAHAGQLLAETDLVAAMETTQTQRPGTVQPRSRQQGLNNISLEEQKILLSLDRLNHQLCAGANWG, from the exons GGCTCTGGAGGAGAGGCGGAAGCAGCGGGACGCGCAGGAGCAACGGCTGATAGAGAACATCCTGAGGCAACGCAGACAGCGAGTGCAGGACGCAACTGAGCGCTTTCAACGAGCCCATTTACCTCCCTCACAGAGACGCAGACCAT CTTTCAGAAGAAATGTCCCACATATTGAAGATGCACTCAATGAAATCCAAGGGGCGTTGAGTTCATACACCCGGCAGTCCTCTTTCCTGTCCAGCAACTCTAACATTAGCAG AAGCTGCTCTCCCTCCCCTAAGCCCCCCGCAGTGTTTAAATCCTCCCACCGCCAAGGCCTCTCTGCTGTGGAGGCCTACACCAAACTGCTTCAGGAGCAGAGCATGACTTGCTTCAAAAACAGCCCACAGACTGAGAAGTCGCCGGAGAAGCAGCAAGATCACAGTCCTCAG GACAGCCAGCTCTCTGATAGCTGTAATTCTGAAAGCATTTCCAGTAAGGACAGTTTGGAGAATGAAGACCCCAACCACAGCACAAAGTATCCGCCATTCTTCCTTGAATCAGAGAAGCCCCATCCAgaccaaaacaaaccaaagcaTCTGTTACCAAATTCTGACCTTGCTTCATTCTCAGCAACAATGCATCTTATTGATATTCCAAAAAAAATCCATCAACCTAAGAAAAAACAAGATGCTGACTCCGGAGCGCCGGATAATAAGATGCACTTTTCTAGATCTTCTTGGGGGTTCACATCTGATGAACGAACATCGAAAACAGAGCCTGCTCTGCACAACTGTAACTTATTAACTCTTTGTGAAATGATTAGTGCCGACCCAGAGCGCTTTAACTCCTCTGTAAACGGTCCCAGTGACATCATCCTCTCAAAGAGAGATGCTCCCAGCAACACGCCACTTGATCCTTCCTGTCCTAAACAAGAGGCTTTGTTGGATCTCAGGCAGAAGGAAGTCCATGATGACAGACACTTCAAGCCTCCATCAGCTACAGAAATGATCGTGCCCGCCAAAAGTGGTAATAGCAAAGACTCTTTGTCCGGGGCTCTCCCGAAGCCCAATATTTACTTGAACGATAGCACAACACAAGATGCCTCGCAAGAAGAGACTCTTCAGCAAACAGGAAAAGAAAGCCAAAATCTGTCTTCCCAGAAAGAGTGTAGTGCTTCCATAAACAACCTCAATAAGGTTTTAAACCAAGAGCCCAAGACTCAGAAGCTCATGAAAGCAGCATCTCAGCAATGCTTGTCCAACATTAAGTCAGAGACTAAATGCCTTAAATGCCCTGAAGTGGAAGTAAAGAAATGTCCTGTTTCAGTGAGGACGTCTCGGTCAGTTTGTGAGGTCAGATTCATTAAAGGAATCCTTAAGAAGCAGTCTAAGTACATGTCGGGAGATGCAGCGTGTGGCTCCGGACATTTGATGTTTACAAAACAAGTAGCTCTGGCGATCAGAGATAGTGTAGAATTGAGCCGGtcaaaaactaaacatgacGAGGGCAACAACGGCGTGAAAAAGAAGCTCCGTTGGTTTGATGAGGTCAATGTGGAAACAGAGGACAAAGAGCAGCACATAATGAAACAGATGAAAGGCAAATCAAATCTCCGTCCGTCAAACAACAACTCCGAGGACCACCGGCCAAGCCTCACCGCGGTCTCAGGGGCTTCCAGACCTGGACCCGGGATGACCCCTGCAGCCTCCACTGGTTATCACTTTACAAAACAAGCGTGGGCAGATGTTGGGGTTCAAGTCAGCTTGTCCCAGGACCGAGCGGAGGAGGTCAAGGCGCCGCGGAGCAGCACTAGGACCGATGGCCCCAGGGTCCCTCGGAGAGAGCGCTCCTCCAGAGCCGGAGCGGGTCCTGTTTCCTCACGGGCCAGAAAGGGCACCGTCATACGACCTCAATCTGCCACCGAGGTGAGTCAGATTGCCAAAACCCAAGGGAAGATCATGATGCCCCGCCCACCTCCGAGGATGGAGTCAGTGGAGGAGAAGTCGCCGTGCATCGCTAAGACTCCTTATGGCACGGATCATGCTGGTGTCAACTGTAAACAAGCTGTGGAGCAGGCCCTGCACCAGGACTACCCGGAAGGCTTTTCCCCCCCTTACACACATGGTGTTATTAGAGCAGAAAGCTCTGTTGCGTACACACCCTCGTTAACCTACCCCGTCTCAAAGGGCAACACGAAGGGCCCGATGAACTCCCACGAGGCGCagggctgcagcaggaggagagggatgGTGTACAATGAGAAAGGCCTGTGTTTAGATTGCACTCCCACAGATGAGGAGATCTCTCAGCTCTGGCACGGTGTCCGCAGCGCCTTAGCCACCAAGGAAG AAAAGAACATGCTCCGAAAACAGGCGGCAGACAGCGGGCGAGCTGTGAGGAAGCCCTGCGTGGAGCCAAGCCGAGCGCCTCCTGGCTCAGGGAACAGAAGGCTTCCTCAG ccaATGAAGGGGACCACAGAGCCTGTTGGACCGTTTTCCTTTACTAATAACCTGGCCTTTGCAGATGAAG GTTTGTTGAGTGCAGCCCAGTTACACCTGGCACATGCTGGACAACTTCTGGCAGAAACAGATCTTGTGGCTGCCATGGAAACAACCCAAACACAGAGGCCTGGCACAGTGCAGCCTCGCAGCCGACAGCAGGGACTGAACAACATTTCTCTGGAGGAGCAAAAaatcctcctctctctggacAGACTCAACCACCAGCT gTGTGCGGGAGCAAATTGGGGGTAA